The following are encoded in a window of Onthophagus taurus isolate NC chromosome 3, IU_Otau_3.0, whole genome shotgun sequence genomic DNA:
- the LOC111421246 gene encoding uncharacterized protein, producing MKSLLILVICLGVVSCGNLHGLLEPPVSSGGYSTGYATGGFSASAASSGHSEYNTIEYSSNEASHGISQGIDLTNVQEGASFSHGFHGKPGVVQTGTTVNHQTQKVAIPVPQPIKVHVNRPVPVPVAVPRPVEVPRPVPIHVPQPVPVTITRPVPVTIPKPVPVPVQQPVYVRVPQPVQVPVAQPYPVVVPQPYPVRIQTPISVGVPVYQSGGVYGGGIYNGGFSSGGVYNGGIFSGGIHSGGVTGASSLIGTGASFSGVTNNYGSGAHLGLGAYQGSLQDCPTPAGFETPISSGLIGKYPTDFSHYGGHSFGVAPLNNNINNGWVGKHQTQIYDNTISQAYDSNGGYKY from the exons ATGAAGTCTTTATTG ATCCTTGTAATTTGCTTGGGAGTTGTTTCTTGTGGGAACTTACATGGTTTATTGGAACCACCGGTATCAAGTGGAGGATATAGTACGGGTTACGCAACGGGAGGTTTTTCAGCTTCAGCTGCTTCATCCGGTCATTCAGAATACAACACTATAGAGTATTCCTCAAATGAGGCATCACATGGAATTAGCCAAGGAATTGATTTAACAAACGTCCAAGAAGGAGCTAGTTTTTCTCATGGTTTTCATGGCAAACCAGGAGTAGTACAAACTGGGACTACTGTTAATCATCAAACGCAAAAAGTTGCAATTCCAGTACCACAACCAATTAAAGTGCATGTAAATAGACCGGTTCCTGTTCCCGTTGCTGTACCAAGACCCGTTGAAGTACCAAGACCAGTTCCAATTCATGTACCACAACCTGTACCCGTTACCATTACAAGACCAGTTCCGGTAACCATCCCAAAACCAGTTCCTGTTCCAGTTCAACAACCTGTTTATGTTAGAGTTCCACAACCAGTTCAAGTTCCAGTTGCTCAACCATATCCTGTGGTTGTACCACAACCTTATCCAGTTAGAATTCAAACTCCGATTAGTGTAGGAGTTCCTGTTTATCAAAGTGGTGGAGTTTATGGTGGAGGAATTTATAATGGAGGATTTTCTAGTGGAGGAGTTTATAATGGAGGAATTTTTAGTGGAGGAATTCATTCTGGTGGAGTAACTGGAGCATCCTCTTTAATCGGAACTGGGGCATCGTTTTCAGGAGTTACTAACAACTACGGCAGCGGTGCTCACTTAGGTTTGGGAGCTTATCAAGGATCATTACAAGATTGCCCAACCCCAGCGGGATTTGAAACCCCGATAAGTTCAGGATTAATTGGAAAATACCCCACAGATTTTTCACATTACGGTGGTCATTCATTCGGAGTAGCTCcattaaataacaatattaataacGGATGGGTTGGAAAGCATCAAACTCAAATTTACGATAATACAATTAGCCAAGCTTACGATTCAAACGGAGGATATAAATATTAA